In Octopus bimaculoides isolate UCB-OBI-ISO-001 chromosome 27, ASM119413v2, whole genome shotgun sequence, one DNA window encodes the following:
- the LOC128251004 gene encoding zinc finger protein 135-like — translation MSEELGKSSHDCDICKESFLGESKFNQHKQIHTGEQPYHCSICGKSFSNDSHLTRHICIHTGEKPYPCDICGKSLSDRNSLTQHKRIHTGEKPYHCEVCGKSLSDRSSFARHKRIHTGEKPYHCDICGKSFSNDGHLTQHKRIHTGERPYPCDICGESFSVSSSLIRHKRIHTGEKPYPCDICGKSFPENCSLTQHKRIHTGEKPYHCSICGTSFSNDSHLTRHIRIHTGEKPFPCDICGESFSVGSSLTRHKRIHTGEKPYHCDICGKSFTENSGLTKHKRIHTGEKPYQCDICGESFSRTYSLDIHKRMHTGDKKYHCDVCGKSFSAGSRLTTHKLIHIGEKPYHCDICGKSFSQTGNLTRHKRIHTGEQPFHCDICGKSFSQTGNLTTHKRTHTGEQPYHCDICGKSFSEKGILTTHKLIHTGVKPYHCDICNKSFSQKHHLIKHKCIPYSKDP, via the coding sequence ATGTCAGAAGAATTAGGAAAATCCTCACATGACTGTGACATCTGCAAAGAGTCATTCTTAGGAGAAAGTAAATtcaatcaacacaaacaaattcatacaGGGGAGCAACCATATCACTGtagtatctgtggtaaatcattctcaaatGACAGTCACTTAACTcgacacatatgtattcatactggagagaaaccttatccctgtgatatctgtggtaaatcattgtcTGACAGGAATAGCTTAActcaacacaaacgtattcatacaggggagaaaccatatcactgtgaagtctgtggtaaatcattgtcTGACAGGAGTAGCTTCGCtcgacacaaacgcattcatacgggggagaaaccatatcactgtgatatctgtggtaaatcattctcaaatGATGGTCACTTAActcaacacaaacgtattcatacaggagaaagaccTTATCCTTGTGATATCTGCGGTGAATCATTCTCTGTTAGCAGTAGCTTAATTcggcacaaacgcattcatacaggagaaaaaccatatccttgtgatatatgtggtaaatctttcCCTGAAAACTGTAGCTTAActcaacacaaacgtattcatacgggggagaaaccatatcattgtagtATCTGCGGTACTTCATTCTCCAATGACAGTCATTTAACTcgacacatacgtattcatacaggagagaaaccttttccctgtgatatctgtggtgaatcattctctgtTGGCAGTAGCTTAACTCGACATAAACGTAtccatacaggggagaaaccatatcattgtgacatttgtggtaaatctttcactGAAAACAGTGgcttaactaaacataaacgtattcatactggggagaaaccatatcagtgtgatatctgtggtgaatcattctctcgTACTTATAGCTTAGATATTCACAAACGTATGCATACAGGAGACAAAAAAtaccactgtgatgtctgtggtaagtcattctctgcTGGCAGTAgattaactacacacaaactAATTCATataggggagaaaccatatcactgtgatatatgtggcaaATCATTCAGTCAGACAGGtaacttaactagacacaaacgtattcatacaggtgagcaaccgtttcactgtgatatctgtggtaaatcattcagtcAGACAGGCAacctaactacacacaaacgtactcatacaggtgagcaaccatatcactgtgatatctgtggcaaatcattctctgaaaagggtatcttaactacacacaaacttattcatactggagtaaaaccatatcattgtgatatctgcaaTAAATCATTCTCACAAAAACATCACTTAATTAAACACAAGTGCATTCCTTATTCAAAGGATCCATAA
- the LOC128251006 gene encoding zinc finger protein 345-like → MAEEAGKSSYHCDICGKSFSVRSRLTTHKRTHTGEKPYHCNICGKSFSGGSNLTRHKRIHTGEEPYHCDICGKSFSAGSNLTAHKRIHTGEKPYHCNICGKSFSENSSLTTHKLIHTEEKPYHCDICGKSFSIGSNLTTHKLIHTGEKPYHCHICGKPFSDGSNLTRHKRIHTGEKPYHCDICGKSFSRTHSLDIHKHIHTGDKGYHCDICGKSFSAGSRLITHRLIHTGEKPYHCDICGKSFSASSNLTRHKRIHTGEKPYHCDICGKSFSDGSNLATHKCIHIGEEPYH, encoded by the coding sequence atGGCAGAAGAAGCAGGAAAATcatcatatcactgtgatatctgtggtaaatcattctctgttcgCAGTAGATTAACTacacataaacgtactcatacaggagagaaaccatatcactgtaatatctgtggtaaatcattctctggggGCAGTAATTTAACTagacataaacgcattcatacggGTGAggaaccatatcactgtgatatctgtggtaaatcattttctgctgGTAGTAACTTAactgcacacaaacgtattcatacaggggagaaaccgtatcattgtaatatctgtggtaaatcattctctgaaaacagtagcttaactacacacaaactcattcatacagaggagaaaccatatcactgtgatatctgtggtaaatcattctctattgGCAgtaacttaactacacacaaactaattcatacaggggagaaaccatatcattgtcatatctgtggtaaaccattctcTGATGGCAGTAACttgactagacacaaacgtattcatacaggggagaaaccatatcactgtgatatctgtggtaaatcattctcccgtACACATAGCTTAGATATTCACAAGCATATCCATACAGGAGATAAAGGctaccactgtgatatttgtggtaaatcattctctgctgGCAGTAGATTAATTACACACAGACtaattcatacaggggagaaaccatatcactgtgatatctgtggtaaatcattctctgctaGCAGtaacttaactagacacaaacgtattcatacaggggagaaaccatatcactgtgatatctgtggtaaatcattctctgatggcAGTAACTTAGCTAcgcataaatgtattcatataggTGAGGAACCATATCACTGA
- the LOC106883327 gene encoding zinc finger protein 239-like, translating into MTEELGKSSHDCDIFKKSFSEESKFNEQKRIHRGEKQHHCDICGKSFSCKRNYTTHKHVHAGEKPYHCDICGKSFSGNEYLTTHTRIHTGEKPYRCNICGKSFSQKTKVNTHKRVHTGEKPYHCDICGRSFSQNTNLTAHKWVHTGEKPYHCTICGKSFSIDSSLIRHKRIHTGEKPYHCDICGKSFSCNEYLTTHKRIHTGEKPYRCNICGKSFSQKTKVNTHKRVHTGEKPYH; encoded by the coding sequence ATGACAGAAGAATTAGGAAAATCCTCACATGACTGTGACATCTTTAAAAAGTCATTCTCAGAAGAAAGTAAATTCAATGAACAGAAACGAATTCATAGAGGAGAGAAACaacatcattgtgatatctgtggtaaatcattctcttgcaAAAGAAATTACACTactcacaaacatgtacatgcaggggagaaaccatatcactgtgatatctgtggtaaatcattctctggaaatgaatatttaactacacatacacgtattcatacaggagaaaaaccatatcgctgcaatatctgtggtaaatcattctcccagAAAACTAAGGTAAAtactcacaaacgtgttcatactggtgagaaaccatatcactgtgatatctgtggtagatcattctctCAAAACACCAACCTAACTGCTCATAAATGggttcatacaggggagaaaccatatcactgtactatctgtggtaaatcattctctattgACAGTAGCTTAATTagacacaagcgtattcatacaggggagaaaccatatcactgtgatatctgtggtaaatcattctcttgcaatgaatatttaactacacataaacgtattcatacaggagaaaaaccttatcgctgcaatatctgtggtaaatcgttctcccAGAAAACTAAGGTAAAtactcacaaacgtgttcatactggtgagaaaccatatcactga
- the LOC106883323 gene encoding zinc finger protein 91-like, protein MSNEAAKSSYHCDICGKSFSGSTRLTTHKRIHTGEKPYQCDICGKSFIEGSNLTRHKRIHTGEEPYHCDMCGKSFSARSNLTTHKRVHTGEKPYHCNICGKSFSVGSSLNTHKRIHTGEKPCTCDICGKSFSDGSSLYKHKRIHTGEKPFHCDICGKSFSRSHSLDIHKHSHTGDKKYHCDICGKLFSAGSSLTTHKLIHTGEKPYHCDVCGKSFSVGSNLTAHKLIHTGEKPYHCDICGKSFSDGSNLTKHKRIHTGEKPYHCDICGKSFARTYSLDIHKHIHTGDKGYHCDICGKSFSAGSRLITHKLIHTGEKPHHCDICGKSFSTGSNLTTHRRIHTGKKPYHCDICGKSFSQTGNLTTHKRTHTGEQPYHCDICGKSFSIGSSLTTHIRVHTGEKPYRCNICGKSFSENSILTTHKRIHTGVKPYHCDICSKSFSQKHHLIKHKCIRYAKDPYSNDSHLTRHIRIHTGEKPYPCDICGKSLSDRNSLTQHKRIHTGEKPYGCDICGESFSVGSTLNRHKRIHTGEKPYHCDLCGKSFSENCNLTQHKRIHTGEKPYHCDVCGKSLSDRSSFTRHKRMHTGEKPYHCDVCGKSFSENGNLTQHKRIHTGEKPYHCDICGKSFSEGSHLTQHKRIHTGEKPYPCDICGESFSVTSSLNRHKRIHTGEKPYHCDLCGKSFPENCSLTQHKRIHTGERPYPCDICGKSFSGGSHLTQHKRIHTGERPYPCDICGKSFSDGSNFIRHKRIHTGEKPYNCNICGKSFSEGSHLTQHKCIHTGEKPYPCDICGESFSVKSSLNRHKRIHTGEKPYHCDLCGKSFSENGSLTQHKRIHTGEKPYNCRICGNSFSSDSHLTRHTRIHTGEKPYGCDICGESFSVGSSLNRHKRIHTGEKPYHCGICGESFYHRGNFTTHSRIHTGEKPYHCDICDKSFSVSSCLTRHKRIHAVEKTSL, encoded by the exons ATGTCGAACGAAGCTGCAAAATcatcatatcactgtgatatctgtggtaaatcattctctggcaGCACTAgattaactacacacaaacgtattcatacaggggagaaaccatatcagtgtgatatctgtggtaaatcattcattgAGGGCAGTaatttaactagacacaaacgtattcatacaggtgaggaaccatatcactgtgatatgtgtggtaaatcattctctgctcGCAGCAACTTAACTACACACAAGCGTGTTCATAcgggggagaaaccatatcattgtaatatctgtggtaaatctttctctgttgGAAGTagtttaaatacacacaaacgtattcatacaggggagaaaccatgtacctgtgatatctgtgggaaatcattttcTGATGGTAGTAgcttatataaacacaaacgcattcatactggggagaaaccatttcactgtgatatctgtggtaaatcattctctcgtagTCATAGCTTAGATATTCACAAACATAGCCATACAGGAGACAAAaaataccactgtgatatctgtggtaaattattctctgcTGGCAGTAGCCTAACTACACACAAACtaattcatacaggggaaaaaccatatcattgtgatgtttgtggtaaatcgttctctgtTGGCAGTAACTTAACAGCACACAAACTAATTCATACAggcgagaaaccatatcactgtgatatctgtggtaaatcattctctgatggcagtaacttgactaaacacaaacgcattcatacaggagagaaaccatatcactgtgatatctgtggtaaatcattcgctCGTACTTATAGCTtagatattcacaaacatatccatacagGAGATAAAGgctaccactgtgatatctgtggtaagtcattctctgcTGGCAGTAGATTAATTACACACAAACtaattcatacaggggagaaaccacatcactgtgatatctgtggtaaatctttctccaCTGGTAGTAACTTAActacacacagacgtattcatacagggaagaaaccatatcactgtgatatctgtggcaaatcattcagTCAGACGGgtaacttaactacacacaaacgtactcatacaggtgaacaaccatatcactgtgatatctgtggtaaatcattctctattgGTAGTAGCTTAACTACACACATACGCGTTCATACcggggagaaaccatatcgctgcaatatctgtggtaaatcattctctgaaaatagtatcttaactacacacaaacgtattcatactggagtaaaaccatatcattgtgatatctgcagtaaatcattctcacaaaaACATCACTTAATTAAACACAAGTGCATTCGTTATGCAAAGGATCCATA CTCAAATGACAGTCACTTAACTcgacacatacgtattcatactggagagaaaccttatccctgtgatatctgtggtaaatcattgtcTGACAGGAATAGCTTAActcaacacaaacgtattcatacaggggagaaaccgtatggctgtgatatctgtggtgaatcattctctgtTGGCAGTACCTTAAATCGacacaaacgtatccatacaggggagaaaccatatcactgtgatttatgtggtaaatctttctctgaaaACTGTAACTTAACacaacacaaacgtattcatacgggggaaaaaccatatcactgtgatgtctgtggtaaatcattgtcTGATAGGAGTAGCTTCACTCGACACAAACGTatgcatacaggagagaaaccatatcactgtgatgtctgtggtaaatctttctctgaaaATGGTAACTTAActcaacacaaacgtattcatacgggggagaaaccatatcactgtgatatctgtggtaaatcattctctgaggGCAGTCACTTAActcaacacaaacgtattcatacaggagaaaaaccttatccctgtgatatctgtggtgaatcattctctgtTACAAGTAGCTTAAATCGacacaaacgtatccatacaggagagaaaccatatcactgtgatttaTGTGGTAAATCTTTCCCTGAAAACTGTAGCTTAActcaacacaaacgtattcatacaggagaaagaccttatccctgtgatatctgtggtaaatcattctctggggGCAGTCACTTAActcaacacaaacgtattcatacaggagaaagaccttatccctgtgatatctgtggtaaatcattctctgatggcAGTAACTTCATtcgacacaaacgtattcatacggggGAGAAACCTTAtaactgtaatatctgtggtaaatcattctctgaggGCAGTCACTTAACtcaacacaaatgtattcatacaggagaaaaaccttatccctgtgatatctgtggtgaatcattctctgtTAAAAGTAGCTTAAATCGacacaaacgtatccatacaggagagaaaccatatcactgtgatttatgtggtaaatctttctctgaaaATGGTAGCCTAACtcaacataaacgtattcatacggggGAGAAACCTTATAACTGTAGAATCTGTGGTAATTCATTCTCTAGTGACAGTCATTTAACTcgacacacacgtattcatacaggagagaaaccgtatggctgtgatatctgtggtgaatcattctctgtTGGCAGTAGCTTAAAtcgacacaaacgtattcatacaggggagaaaccatatcactgtggtatctgtggtgaatcattctatCACAGAGGTAACTTTACTACTCACTCAAGGATTcacacaggggagaagccatatcactgtgacatctgtgataaatcattctctgttagTAGTTGCCTAACTAGACACAAGCGTATTCATGCAGTGGAGAAAACCTCCCTGTGA